One window from the genome of Cyprinus carpio isolate SPL01 chromosome B1, ASM1834038v1, whole genome shotgun sequence encodes:
- the LOC109082663 gene encoding uncharacterized protein LOC109082663, translating into MVLVFLANPGDDSYNTSIVLHYPEGISLSKFNAIKQIYTGGAGEGGGFLKLSTQVFECCAASSLAADAKETIELYHLSQTRSSCGDRDSSATNRTTCRINLPVYRSGTTTQFLGTFRVTKWDNEWSDWMEMMITANR; encoded by the exons ATGGTCCTTGTATTCCTGGCAAACCCAGGCGACGACTCCTACAACACCAGCATAGTGCTGCATTACCCAGAAGGCATCTCACTCTCTAAATTCAATGCTATTAAG cagatctatacaggtggagctggggaaggtggagggtttctgaagctcTCTacccaagtatttgaatgttgtgcagcaagctcattggctgctgatgcaaAAGAAACCATTGAGCTGTACCAT CTGAGTCAGACTCGAAGCAGCTGTGGTGATCGGGACAGCAGTGCTACGAACAGAACAACCTGCAGAATTAATCTACCGGTGTACCGCAGCGGCACCACA ACTCAGTTTCTGGGAACCTTCCGTGTGACAAAATGGGATAATGAGTGGTCTGACTGGATGGAGATGATGATCACTGCCAACAGGTGA